The sequence CCAACCGGGACACCGGTCAGGTCCGAGACTTCCTTGGCTCCTAGCAATTCCATCAGATTCCTCCTGAATTACGGTTGGTTTGGCTGAGCCAACAGTGACTGCGGCTATGGCGCCGTGTCCACCACCACAGCCACATTGACCGAAAAGTATTTCCGGTCATGCTGCTTCGGATTGAGTTGGCCGAAGGTCGAAGAACGATGGATCGCAAAGCGGACGGATGACGCGGATTACTGCGGTATGTTCGATTCGTGATCACCCGGAACGAACGGGCGGGAATTGATGACCGCTGGCACAAGCGCGTCAAGGAATTAGACGGCACCATGCGCACGGAGCGGTCTGCGGTATACGGCAAGGTTTCGCGGTGGCGTGTCAGGTGGGTCGACAGCACGGGCGCTGAGCGCACCAAGAGTTTTCAGCGCAAGCCGGATGCGCAGGCATACCTCAACGGACTGACCGCTGATCTTCAGCGCGGTGAATACGTTGATCCGCGAAAGAGCGCGGAGACGTTCGGGTCGGTCGCCGAGCAGTGGTTCGCCACCAAACAGCACCGGAAGCCGAAAACGGTCGCAGGCTATCGCTCGTTGCTCGACACCGTAGTCTTGCCGAAGTGGGAAGGTGTTCCGCTGAAAAGGCTTGACTACAAGGCCTATTCAACGTGGTTGGGGTCGCTGTCGGTCGATGGTGGGCAACGCGGAGCCGGTCTATCGGCAAGTCGAATCACCCAAGCGCATCAGCTGGTAGGTGCTGTCCTCAAGTACGCCCAAAGGACTGGCAAGGTGGCGAAGAACGTCGCGTTCGAGATCAAGCGGGACGAGGACCTTCCCGAGCAAGCCGAGCGCGAGCGGCGCTACTTGACTCATGCAGAGCTGTTGATGCTCGCCAAAGCCGCTGATCGTTTCGAGACTCTGACACTGGTCCTGGGCTACTGCGGGCTGAGGTTCGGCGAAGCGGTCGCGTTGCGGCGCCGGCATGTGGGGGATCGGGTACTCACGGTGCGCTCGTCCGCAACCGCAGTCACCGGTAAGGGCATCGTGGAGTCGACGACCAAGACGAAGCGGGATCGCCACGTGCCAGTGCCTGAACCTGTCTGGAAGAAACTAAAGACTGAGTTGCCCGCCGACCCGAACGCGCTGGTGTTTCCCAGTCGGAAGGGCGGGTTCCTACCACTCGGTGAGTACCGCTGGGCATTCGACAACGCGTGCGAAGACGTCGGTATCGACGGGCTGGTACCCCACGGCCTGAGGCACACCACGGCGTCGCTGGCGATCAGCGCAGGCGCTAACGTCAAGGTCGTGCAGAGACTCCTGGGGCACGCAACCGCCGCGATGACGCTCGACCGTTACGGCCACCTGCTCAACGACGATTTGAGCGGTGTGGCAGATGCGCTGGGCAAGGCCATCGATAGCACTGCGGTATCACTGCGGTATTCAGGACGTCAGAATGAGGCTGAAACGGCCTGAACTATGTTCTGAACTGCGACGCCCCCATAGCCCAATTGGCAGAGGCAGCGGACTTAAAATCCGTCCAGTGTGGGTTCGAGTCCCACTGGGGGCACCGGTATTAGTGCTGGTAGATGGCGTTTTGGGGCCCGCTGACAGGGTGTGCACCCGAGGCGCTCCAGGTTCCAAGTCGGATGCTGTGCAATTCCGGCCCATGCTTGAGTCGGTTCCGGTAGGAGGTTCCGGTAGGAGGTTCCGGTTTCCCGGGACGCGGTTCCAAGTAGGCCCGTGAGGCTTGTTGCGGGTATCCGGGCAGACCCGCATGTCAACGAGTTCGGGCGTGAAGGTGGGCCAGTGCCGGGGAGGGCGCTGGAGTGTCTGTCGGGCGTTACTGCACAACGGACGCATCGATCCGGCGAGGTGCCGTCGGCGGCGGCGGACGACAAGCACGGGGAGCGGGTGGCCGGTGGACGAAGGACGTCGCCCGACACGGGCCTGCGAGGTGCACCACCGCGTGACGCGTCAGTGAGTTGCCACTCTATCTCGGCGCGAGCTCACGCAGCGCAGCGAACAGTGCGATCAATTGATCTGTGTTGGAAGCGATTTCGTCGATACCACCCACTATTCCCGTCACGCTGGCCACGATCGTGTGTTCAAGTCCGTTGGCGGCGTAGCCGCTAACCCGCTCGGCGATCTCGGTCGCATTGCCGACGAACATCAACTCCTCGACGAGCTCGATCGGGATCCTGGGCGCCAGTTCGCGAAGTTCGTCCGGGTCGAGATCGTGGAACACCAGATCGACCAGGCCGCGGCACTCCGGCCCGGAAGGATGCCGAAGGCCGTACTTGGCCCAGAT comes from Mycolicibacterium pulveris and encodes:
- a CDS encoding tyrosine-type recombinase/integrase produces the protein MITRNERAGIDDRWHKRVKELDGTMRTERSAVYGKVSRWRVRWVDSTGAERTKSFQRKPDAQAYLNGLTADLQRGEYVDPRKSAETFGSVAEQWFATKQHRKPKTVAGYRSLLDTVVLPKWEGVPLKRLDYKAYSTWLGSLSVDGGQRGAGLSASRITQAHQLVGAVLKYAQRTGKVAKNVAFEIKRDEDLPEQAERERRYLTHAELLMLAKAADRFETLTLVLGYCGLRFGEAVALRRRHVGDRVLTVRSSATAVTGKGIVESTTKTKRDRHVPVPEPVWKKLKTELPADPNALVFPSRKGGFLPLGEYRWAFDNACEDVGIDGLVPHGLRHTTASLAISAGANVKVVQRLLGHATAAMTLDRYGHLLNDDLSGVADALGKAIDSTAVSLRYSGRQNEAETA